In Castanea sativa cultivar Marrone di Chiusa Pesio chromosome 6, ASM4071231v1, a single window of DNA contains:
- the LOC142639845 gene encoding uncharacterized protein LOC142639845 — MFNEDSNDDKLRVNLDCLDEVRDKASDKMTKYQWKMAAYYNKRVKLRRLEIGDLVLHKVTLATKDPTQGKLGPTWKGPYKVVHYSRQGSYHLETLDGRKLPRLLNIEHLKKYHQ, encoded by the coding sequence ATGTTCAACGAGGACAGTAACGACGACAAGCTACGAGTCAACCTGGACTGTCTGGATGAAGTGAGAGACAAAGCCTCTGATAAGATGACGAAGTACCAATGGAAGATGGCTGCATACTACAACAAGAGAGTGAAACTCAGACGACTTGAGATAGGAGACCTCGTCTTACACAAGGTCACCCTAGCAACCAAAGATCCCacccaaggaaagctcggccctACATGGAAAGGTCCATACAAGGTTGTCCATTATTCCAGACAAGGCAGTTACCATCTGGAAACCCTCGACGGACGGAAACTCCCACGACTATTAaacattgagcacttgaagaaataccaccAATAG
- the LOC142639844 gene encoding uncharacterized protein LOC142639844, producing MKKEMDERRNAIKEKTDQSLDRMVRATYSPFTVVVLERPVSTKFRLPQLEPFDGLKDPQDHLNPFKTTLGLQQPPDEIIGQRPKRPTDHLLTIKQREKETLRSYVKRFTRVTLEVDDADDKVQLTTFKARLKSKEFVVSLAKNPPKKMAEMLLKVPKYMNAEDALAAIVDEGKLGKEGRKEDERRGQKRECPGRRGSDRDKWKDEKAPRTVKFTPLIMPVDKILTQIKDEHYLKWPRPLHSSPNVRDKNKYCRFHKDHGHYTKDCRDLKEQIEELIQKGKLQKYVKKGESNRFRDDNKSQRESLSNYEDRSSPPPQDVIGEISTIAGWPFAGGSFKSLKKAC from the exons atgaagaaggagaTGGACGAACGAAGAAATGCCATTAAGGAGAAGACAGATCAGAGCCTAGATAGAATGGTCAGGGCAACATATTCTCCTTTCACCGTGGTAGTCTTGGAACGACCAGTGTCGACGAAGTTTCGGTTGCCTCAGCTTGAGCCTTTTGACGGGCTTAAGGACCCCCAGGATCACCTTAATCCCTTCAAGACGACATTGGGCCTccaacagccccctgatgaaataat AGGGCAACGTCCTAAGAGACCAACAGaccacctactcactattaagcaaagGGAGAAAGAAACCTTGCGGTCATACGTGAAACGCTTTACTCGAGTAACCCTGGAAGTGGACGACGCTGACGACAAAGTACAGCTGACgacctttaaagcaaggctgAAGTCTAAAGAGTTTGTGGTTTCCCTGGCAAAGAATCCACCTAAGAAAATGGCAGAAATGCTCTTAAAGGTGCcaaagtatatgaacgcagaaGATGCATTAGCAGCCATAGTGGACGAAGGAAAGCTAGGaaaagaaggaaggaaggaggACGAACGCAGGGGGCAAAAGAGAGAATGTCCAGGTCGTCGAGGCAGTGACAGAGATAAATGGAAGGACGAAAAAGCTCCACGAACGGTAAAATTCACCCCTCTAATTATGCCCGTTGACAAAATTTTAACGCAAATTAAGGATGAACACTACCTCAAATGGCCAAGACCTTTACATTCGTCCCCTAACGTGCGTGACAAGAACAAATATTGCCGATTCCATAAGGATCATGGACACTACACGAAGGATTGTCGGGATCTGAAAGAACAAATAGAGGAGctgatacagaaaggaaaatTGCAGAAGTATGTGAAGAAGGGAGAGTCCAACAGGTTCAGAGACGACAATAAGAGCCAGCGCGAATCCTTGTCCAATTATGAGGATCGTTCGTCCCCACCACCCCAGGatgtgatcggggagataagtACGATTGCAGGGTGGCCATTCGCGGGAGGATCATTCAAATCCCTTAAGAAAGCATGCTAG